Proteins from one Gorilla gorilla gorilla isolate KB3781 chromosome 11, NHGRI_mGorGor1-v2.1_pri, whole genome shotgun sequence genomic window:
- the LOC101124540 gene encoding large ribosomal subunit protein eL31-like, producing MAPAKKGGEKKKGPSAINEVVTQEHTINIHKRIHGVGFKKRAPRALKEIRKFAMKEMGTPDVRIDTRLNKAVWAKGIRNVLYGIHVWLSRKCNEGEDSPNKLYTLVTYVPVTTFKNLQTVSVDKN from the coding sequence ATGGCTCCCGCAAAGAAGGGTGGCGAGAAGAAAAAGGGCCCTTCTGCCATCAACGAGGTGGTGACCCAAGAACATACCATCAACATTCACAAGCGCATCCATGGAGTGGGCTTCAAGAAGCGTGCTCCTCGGGCACTCAAAGAGATTCGGAAATTTGCCATGAAGGAGATGGGAACTCCAGATGTACGCATTGATACCAGGCTCAACAAAGCTGTCTGGGCCAAAGGAATAAGGAATGTCCTATACGGAATCCATGTGTGGTTGTCCAGAAAATGTAATGAGGGTGAAGATTCACCAAATAAGCTCTATACTTTGGTTACCTATGTACCTGTTACCACTTTCAAAAATCTACAGACAGTCAGTGTGGACAAGAACTAA